The window AGGAAATACCTCATATAAGGCAAAAGTTCCGCTAGCTGCACCAACATCAATGATGGTTTTAGGTTGAAGCCCATTTTGGCAAGCTTGGCGAAGACAAGCGTACATTGAAGCTCTAGAAGTTTGCGCGATCGCTTGTCTATGACGGTAAATCTCAAAGCCAAATAATTTAAAAAATTTTCTTACGAGACTTTTGGTTAAATTAAACATTTTATAATTTTCATTCTAAAAGTAATCTTTAACAAAAAAAATCCTGAATTATATTATTTTTCAAAGCCTATTCAGTTGCTGACTGACTGATAAACCTCCACAGTTTTATCTACAGTTTTATCCCAGCTAAAAGTTTTGGCTCTTTGGTGTCCTCTGGTAATTAAGCGATCGCGTTCTGTGGGGCTATCGAGCAAAAACAGTAAAATATCGGTTAAATCGCTAACGGAATTGGGGTTAAACATTAAACCAGCATCTCCGACGACTTCAGGAATACTGGCGCAGTTAGATGCAACAACAGGGGTTCCGCAGGACATGGCTTCTAGAGTAGGAATACCAAAGCCTTCATAGAGAGAAGGATATACAAAAGCAATACTGCAACGATAAAGTTTGGCTAAATGGGCGTCGCTAGCATAGGTGTAGAGTTCAATGCGATCGCTCAATTTAAGTTCAGCAATTCGTTTGCTCTCTGTTTCCCAAAACGGGTAACCAACAACACCAAGCATAACATCGGGATTAATAGATGCTACGTTGGCAAAAGCTAATAATAAGGTATCGAAGTTTTTATAACTAGCGTCACGGCTACCTACATAAAGATAGTAGGGACGAGAGGGAACAGAGCCATCTCCCCAAGACAGACTTGCATCTATTCCGGCTGCAAGATAAGTCACCGTTATTTTTTCTTCCGGTACTGAATACCAATGCATTAAATCTTTCTTTGTATTTTCAGAAATACAGATTATTCTATCAGCGGACGAAATGGCTTTATGTTTTAGTTCACCATGTTCACCCTTGGGGTCTATTTTATCGCGAAATATTTCGTGAACCATATCATAGACTGTCAGCACAACAGGATAGCGATATTCGTTGAGTTCTTGCTCTGAGAGTAACGAATAGTAGGTTGGATGAGCAAGATCGAAGGAATTGAAGGTTGCGATCGTTTTGAAGTAATGTTTCTCTAATTTGCGATATAGCCTTCCTGGTCTAAATGGCTTATATTTCCAAATTTTTAGATTAGAATGAACTGGATAAATAATATTTTGCTGCTGAACTGTAGTTAAATTTGGAATAAAACTTAGGGGTATCCTACTAATCAAATTGGTAAAATACCGAATTACACCTCCCGGTGTGTGTTCATTATAAATCTTATAAATTTTACCATCATAGAGAATACGCATTATTGGCTTCTTTTCTTCCCCTAAGATTTTCAAAAAACTTAATTTCGCGCTCTCTTGCTATCTCAAACAAATCATTGTCTTCAGTATGAAAAGCGCAAATATCGCAGTAACGATGTCCCAATCGACCTGAAAAATATAAATGAAGTTCTTCTAAAAGGCTAGAATTACTGATATTGGCAGATAGCATTAAATCTCCAAAATTGTCATAAATTAATAAATTTTTATAACCATAGCTACTCAAATCATTGAAAATAGAAATTCCATCATCTCCTTGCTTGGCTAAGAAAAATGGGTCATATTCAAAAAAGATGATAGGTTTTGTGCTTTTAAGGAAGTCAGCAGCACCTCTGAGGATTTTGCAATCAAAACCGTCAGTGTCCACTTTAATCATTTTAGACTGGAAAAACGATGGATAATCTTTTAATACATTTGATAGTTTTTTTACTTCTATAATATTGTCTCCTACCTTATTCTCCCTGAGATGGGCGGTACCACCTTGTTTTATAGTGGTTCCTCTAATATTATTACTGCATTCTCCTAGGTAGGCTTTAATGATATAAACTTCTGAAAAAAGAGTAGCATTTTTTTCTAATACGGATAAAAATTGGTCATCTCCTTCAATACACAAAATAGGAAATTCAGCTTCTTTTCTTAAGATAGCAATAGAGTCGCCAATATTAGCTCCAATATCAATAAATTTTAAATCTTCATATTTTTGCTTTACATACTTAGCAAGTCTTGCAAGATTTGAAGAGTACAGAGGATAAGTTTTTAGAATAAAGGGTAATTGGTGAGAAAAAGGAAGGAGTAAGTCAAAGCCAGCTATTTTATAGCTAATTAAAGGATCGCTAAACTTAATAATTTTATAAAATATTTTAGTCAAAATGTTCGCTTTGAGTCTATTAAATTGAGTATCATAAGAGGAATAAAGCACCTGATAATAAACAAAATGAAGCCAATAATTAATACTGTTTTGCATGTTTAAATATAAAAAACAAAGTCAAAATTTCTTTATAGAAAACTCTCTTATGAATAGCAGAAAAATAGCCTAAATCCTATCATGATATAAATTGCAACAATTCAATTTTTGAATGCCAAAAAGGAAAAATGACGACCAGGGGTATCCAACTTTTTCGAGAGATGCCAGCCATAAAACTGCTTTATGAATTCTTGGGAAGCCAGCAAACTAGATAGTTTGGTACCAATGTGAAAATGAGTAAGCCTGGATGTAGTCATCGATTGAAACTCTTGTTGGGTCATTGGTGCATAATTAAGTACGCTCTCATAATGGCCCATCACTTTTTGGAGCTTTAATCCTGCTGAGCTAATGGCGTCTGTATACTCTTGCAATAGATAAGCGTTTTCTTCTCCATAGAGAGAGTGTAAAGCATGAGAATCTAAAAAGAGTTGCAAGTCTTCTTTTTTAGAAATGACGTGTTCGCGAGCTGCTAAAAAAACACCGCCGCGCCTCAAGACTCGTGCGGCCTCTTTACAAAATTGTTTTAAATCTTGGGCATGATGGAGTACAGCTCGTGCGTAAACAACATCAAAGTAATTGTCTTGAAAGGGTAATGTTTCGCCGTATTCTTGAAGGATTTCAATAGGCAAATTAGTTTTATCAACTAAATCCTGAATAGCTTTAGCTCCAACTAGCGCACTAGGGTCAGGTTCTAAAGCTGTGACGGAACATCCAGCTTTAGCAAAAGCATAGCTAACAATTCCCCTTCCTGCTCCGATGTCTAATACTTTGCTAGGAAGATGTTTTCGCAATAGATGCTTGATCGCGTTCCATTCTTCGCTATTACTAAACCGCTGAGCCGCTGATTCTAAGGGATCATCGTAATAACAATGATAGACAAGGTTTTGTTGATCGGGCTGTTCACGTAACCAACTTACGGCTTGTTCTAAGGTATAAGGAAATTGTCTATTCATATAAAATCTCACTTCCACAACTCTAAAGCAGCAACAGCTCTACTAGCAGCAGCATAGTCAGGGTCATAATCTTTCGTGCTTTCTGGATTAAAATATTTTGTATCATGGATATTGAAACCTTCAAATTTTTGGCAATACTGCTTGTCGCTAACTGTCCAACCCCCTGATTCATAGCAGTAATAGGTTTCAATAAGCTTATCTGGAGCAAAAGTCTCGATCAACAGGTTAATCATCTTAGCATCAAACTGCTGATACCAACCAAAATCTGTGTATTTGCCATAAGGTACAGTAATGTAAACTCTTCCTCCAGGTTTAGTTACTCTCTTCAGTTCTGCTATAGCTTTCAAAAAATCAAACTTGTTTTTTTCAAAAAAGTTTGGATTGGATGAATAAATTGAGTTGTCCATTCCTAAATGTTCAATAGTTGATATTGAAACAACATCATCAAAGAAATTTTCCTTAAATGGGAGATCGCGGAGGTCACAAAATACATAAGATATTCGCTTCTGCCAGTAACAATATCCTTCAGGTTCTAGGGTTACAATTGTAATGTCCTTGCCTAAGAGATTTTGGTGTTGGAGGATATAGCCAAAATTAAGTGCTGAACCTGCATCAAGTAATCTACCTGGTTTTTGGGTAATACGTGAAATAAACCAAGGATATTCAACAACTCTATCATCCAAAAACTCACCATAGCCTTGAGGTAATGGCAAACAATTCTTAAAATCATCTATAAGATGATCATTATTAAGTGATTGGCTAATAAACTTTTCTTTAAATAGAGAGTATCCTTCTGTCCAAGGTTTGCGGTTATTGTTTATATATAAATCTATTTGACGTTTTTGCTCTCGTATATAAAGCCAAGTACGCCATTTGTCATAGATTCGTATTATTGAAGATTGAGAATTCATAGAACATTTATGGATGAAACTTTTAAAACTTAATCATGTTACTTAACTCGGTGTATATTTTTTTTATATTCACACTTACTAAATTAGGGTTTTTCATATTTTTAGGACAGAGGACAGAGTTGAATGTATAATTATCAGCCTTTGTGTGCCTAACGACGAATGGCGGATGTTGTATTTTCCAAATATTAGTTAGTTGCAATGTTGACAACGGATTTTCACTATTAGAAGTATGTGTTCCATCGATCCCAAAACCGATATTAGATACAAGATTTGAGTCAGGCAATATTGCTAGACCATTTTGACACCAGCAGGCATAAACCCACTGATAATCCCACGTATCTACAGCATCCTTAAATACACGTTCAAAGATGTCTATCCAGTACTTTTTTTCATAGGAATCTTCGCATAAAGAAGAAAGTATTTCTAATTTTTTATAGGGTGACCAAGTTTTTATATGAACATCATAGTGTTTCCAGGCTCTACGCCAAGAAGCCCAGCCCCAAATATGGGGATATTTTGAGAAGTAGTAACTATATTCAGTTCGACTCTGACCAAATTGAAAATTATTCCCGCTAATATGCATAATCCGCTCATCATGTCGGTAATGCTCGAGCAGAGTCTGACAGAAATAGAAAAAAGATGGTGCTGGCAAGCAATCATCCTCTAAAATAATTGCTTCTTCAACCTGTGAGAAAACCCAATCTAATCCGCTAGAAACGCGATGTTTACATCCCAAATTTATTTCTGAAAAATTAGTTAAAACTTCACAATCCCAATCAACTCGCTCAATAATTGCCCTGGCTTGCCGACACTTCTCTGCTTCTTCAGGGAGGCGAGGACCATCTGACACTACTAGCAACTTCTTAGGTTTGGCTTGAGCGATCGCATCAAAGACAATACTTGTTAAGTCAGGGCGATTGAAGATTAGGAAAGCAACAGGTGTATTGAGCATAATTTAGCTTTTTGCCGTAAAAATTAGGGTACAAACAGACTTACCATACAGCTTGTAATCTTGCTTATTCATAAATGCAGCTACTGTTGATTCCTCTATACAACTTAATGATGATAAATTTAAATCCTCAATTAAGACCATTTTCGGCCTATATTTTTGCCAATTATTTGACTTCAGAACTTGGCAATCTAAACCTTCAACATCAATATTCAAGAAATCAATTTCTTGATTTAAAGGCAAATATTTATCTAGTATTTCAGCTAACGTATAGGTTATTAATTTTTTCTCATCAATAATCTTATAATGCCTCAGTCCATCCCGCTCATGAGCCGTTTTCTCACAAAAACCATTTAAAGCAGGCTCATTGAATTCGTAATAAGTCAATGTTTGATTGCTATCAGAAATAGGAAATTCTAAATTAATATCTTCAGGTCTCAGTTTATTAAAATTTTCCATACTTCCTGGCATAGCATCAATATTAATACCTCGCCACCCTTTTAAATAAAAGTAGTAAGTATTAGAAAATCGTTGGGGATGATGTGCGCCAACATCTACATAAAAACCTTGTGTTTGTTCTAAAAAAAATCTTGCTAACATCATATCTTCACCTTCCTGGGAGTAGGAGAGATTATGATAAAGATACTTATCTTTGGGATAAATATAAAATTTATTAGGAAAACAAGCTACTTGAAAAGCCTCTTTTAATCTTCTTAACGCACCTTTAATTGTTGGCATATATCAGCTTATTTCATATAAAAATAATTCAAAGGGTTACTCCGGATTTGCCACTTGAACTAAACTACCAATCCCATATTCTGGCTGTAGTTCAGATCGAGATTTTAGCGAAAAATTTCTATTTAAGAATATAGAAGTTGTCCAGGTATAATAATTGATTGGACCTAATCCTGTAAAGTCAACTTGAATTAAACCTGTCTCTCTTAAAGTCGTTGTTGTCTTAGGAAACCAATCCGAGTTATCCAGTATGATTAACCCACCTGCGGCAAGGCATTGAACAGCTACCTGAGAACAGGCTAATCGATGAACACCATCAATCACAATTACATCATACTTTTTCTGTTCTTTAAAAATTGAATTTACATACTCTTGTTCCTCTTCAAGCAAAAGTAATTTTTGATTTGAATCTATCTGACTTTTTAGGGATACATACCATTCCTTATCGCTTTCGATGCTAATTACACTTCTAGCTTTTTTAGCCCAAAATAAAGAACTATTTCCAGCCCCATACTCAAAAATATCCTTATCTTGATAATCTAGTTGATTTAAATATTCAAAAGCTGGATAAGTATACCAAGGAATTGGCTCTCCTGCTTGACTTAAGGGCTTGTTTTCCTGAACAGATAGCAAGTGACCATATTCTATCTCAACAGTTTCTATTGTCCAGAGTAATCTATCAATTCCAATAGTTTTTATATGATTCCATAACTTTTTAAGTTTACGAGCATTATAAACTTCTTTCCATACTTTAGATTTCAGAGGGGAGGGAACAAGCTTTTTAATAATCTGAGGTGGCGAATATAGCATTTTGCTCATCTACTTTGATTAAGCTTACTTAGTTTTATAAAAACGCTTACAAATTCGACTTAACTCCCCAACTGGCTTCAACGAGGCAAACCCCATGAGTGATCTGTGGCACCTCACCACACCCATAGAAATCTCCATCAACAACGGTAAAATTGGCGGCATCTTCCATAAAGTCTAAATACAGTCCATCAAAACCCTGATTGGGCATAACACTATAGGTGATTTTGTAGGTGGATGGGGGTAAAGGCAAGCGTTTAATTTGGCATACAAAAGCTCCCTTTTCAGGGAGAATCCCAAAGTCTTCTTGAGATAAACGATTATGCTGAAGAAAAACAGCTACATCTAACGGAGTTTTCACGATTAAACCTATCAGAATATTTGTTA of the Allocoleopsis franciscana PCC 7113 genome contains:
- a CDS encoding glycosyltransferase family 4 protein, which produces MRILYDGKIYKIYNEHTPGGVIRYFTNLISRIPLSFIPNLTTVQQQNIIYPVHSNLKIWKYKPFRPGRLYRKLEKHYFKTIATFNSFDLAHPTYYSLLSEQELNEYRYPVVLTVYDMVHEIFRDKIDPKGEHGELKHKAISSADRIICISENTKKDLMHWYSVPEEKITVTYLAAGIDASLSWGDGSVPSRPYYLYVGSRDASYKNFDTLLLAFANVASINPDVMLGVVGYPFWETESKRIAELKLSDRIELYTYASDAHLAKLYRCSIAFVYPSLYEGFGIPTLEAMSCGTPVVASNCASIPEVVGDAGLMFNPNSVSDLTDILLFLLDSPTERDRLITRGHQRAKTFSWDKTVDKTVEVYQSVSN
- a CDS encoding FkbM family methyltransferase, with translation MQNSINYWLHFVYYQVLYSSYDTQFNRLKANILTKIFYKIIKFSDPLISYKIAGFDLLLPFSHQLPFILKTYPLYSSNLARLAKYVKQKYEDLKFIDIGANIGDSIAILRKEAEFPILCIEGDDQFLSVLEKNATLFSEVYIIKAYLGECSNNIRGTTIKQGGTAHLRENKVGDNIIEVKKLSNVLKDYPSFFQSKMIKVDTDGFDCKILRGAADFLKSTKPIIFFEYDPFFLAKQGDDGISIFNDLSSYGYKNLLIYDNFGDLMLSANISNSSLLEELHLYFSGRLGHRYCDICAFHTEDNDLFEIAREREIKFFENLRGRKEANNAYSL
- a CDS encoding class I SAM-dependent methyltransferase — protein: MNRQFPYTLEQAVSWLREQPDQQNLVYHCYYDDPLESAAQRFSNSEEWNAIKHLLRKHLPSKVLDIGAGRGIVSYAFAKAGCSVTALEPDPSALVGAKAIQDLVDKTNLPIEILQEYGETLPFQDNYFDVVYARAVLHHAQDLKQFCKEAARVLRRGGVFLAAREHVISKKEDLQLFLDSHALHSLYGEENAYLLQEYTDAISSAGLKLQKVMGHYESVLNYAPMTQQEFQSMTTSRLTHFHIGTKLSSLLASQEFIKQFYGWHLSKKLDTPGRHFSFLAFKN
- a CDS encoding class I SAM-dependent methyltransferase — its product is MNSQSSIIRIYDKWRTWLYIREQKRQIDLYINNNRKPWTEGYSLFKEKFISQSLNNDHLIDDFKNCLPLPQGYGEFLDDRVVEYPWFISRITQKPGRLLDAGSALNFGYILQHQNLLGKDITIVTLEPEGYCYWQKRISYVFCDLRDLPFKENFFDDVVSISTIEHLGMDNSIYSSNPNFFEKNKFDFLKAIAELKRVTKPGGRVYITVPYGKYTDFGWYQQFDAKMINLLIETFAPDKLIETYYCYESGGWTVSDKQYCQKFEGFNIHDTKYFNPESTKDYDPDYAAASRAVAALELWK
- a CDS encoding FkbM family methyltransferase produces the protein MPTIKGALRRLKEAFQVACFPNKFYIYPKDKYLYHNLSYSQEGEDMMLARFFLEQTQGFYVDVGAHHPQRFSNTYYFYLKGWRGINIDAMPGSMENFNKLRPEDINLEFPISDSNQTLTYYEFNEPALNGFCEKTAHERDGLRHYKIIDEKKLITYTLAEILDKYLPLNQEIDFLNIDVEGLDCQVLKSNNWQKYRPKMVLIEDLNLSSLSCIEESTVAAFMNKQDYKLYGKSVCTLIFTAKS